Proteins encoded by one window of Vampirovibrionales bacterium:
- the rplC gene encoding 50S ribosomal protein L3: MSLPGFIGKKRGMTQVFTSDGAAVAVTVVEMLPTVVTQVKTEQTDGYNAVQVGCCESTAKHLTRPQQGHLQKNSLPLMRQLREFRVDAQAVSAFTVGDAVDPFAEGSVLAEGQKIDVIGQSIGKGFQGGTKKWHFGRGPMAHGSKSHRIPGSIGAGTTPGRVLRGKRMARQMGNERVTVKALTVIRLLPEQNVVLVKGAIPGVEGGLVTLRQQTLVR, from the coding sequence GTGTCGCTCCCCGGATTTATCGGTAAAAAACGCGGTATGACGCAAGTCTTCACCTCAGATGGCGCTGCGGTTGCGGTGACAGTGGTGGAAATGCTCCCCACGGTCGTCACCCAGGTTAAAACCGAGCAGACCGACGGTTACAATGCCGTTCAGGTGGGCTGCTGCGAATCGACCGCGAAACATTTGACTCGCCCCCAGCAAGGGCATCTTCAAAAAAACAGCCTGCCTCTCATGCGCCAATTGCGTGAATTCCGCGTGGACGCCCAAGCCGTCAGCGCCTTCACCGTAGGCGATGCGGTCGATCCGTTTGCCGAAGGATCGGTATTGGCTGAGGGGCAAAAGATTGACGTTATCGGTCAATCGATTGGCAAGGGCTTTCAAGGCGGCACCAAGAAATGGCATTTCGGTCGCGGGCCAATGGCCCATGGCTCTAAATCCCACCGCATTCCGGGATCTATTGGCGCAGGCACCACGCCTGGCCGCGTACTTCGCGGCAAGCGCATGGCGCGCCAAATGGGCAACGAGCGCGTCACGGTTAAGGCGCTCACGGTTATCCGATTGCTGCCGGAGCAGAACGTGGTTCTCGTCAAAGGCGCAATTCCCGGCGTGGAAGGCGGTTTAGTTACGCTACGCCAACAAACGCTGGTACGCTAG
- the rpsJ gene encoding 30S ribosomal protein S10, which yields MAKPAPQQQDRKAPSRRRSPKDRVRIRLQAYDHRLVDVSAEKIIDVAKNAKARVVGPIPLPTCRHIFCVQRSPHADKKSREHFELRIHVRLIDIHSPGPEFANLLSRLDLPAGVDIQVRL from the coding sequence ATGGCAAAGCCCGCCCCGCAACAACAAGATCGCAAAGCCCCCTCTCGTCGGCGCTCTCCCAAAGATCGCGTCCGGATTCGCTTGCAGGCTTATGATCATCGTCTGGTAGACGTTTCCGCCGAGAAAATCATTGACGTGGCCAAAAACGCCAAAGCCCGGGTCGTCGGACCGATTCCGCTGCCGACCTGCCGTCATATCTTCTGCGTACAACGCTCTCCCCATGCGGATAAAAAATCGCGCGAGCATTTTGAATTACGAATTCACGTTCGCCTGATTGACATCCACAGCCCAGGCCCTGAATTTGCCAATCTGCTGAGCCGTCTGGACCTGCCGGCCGGGGTTGATATTCAGGTGCGCTTGTAA
- the tuf gene encoding elongation factor Tu, whose amino-acid sequence MARQKFERNKPHVNIGTIGHVDHGKTTLTAAITGVLASVGGAEFKPFDAIDSAPEEKARGITIATAHVEYQTAERHYAHVDCPGHADYVKNMITGAAQMDGAILVIAATDGPMPQTREHILLARQVGVPQLVIFLNKCDAVDDEELLDLVEMETRELLSKYEFDGDNIKIVRGSALKALEKVIANPKIAKGEDKWVDSIHELMAAVDDQIPLPERPLSQPFLMPIEDVFSITGRGTVVTGRIERGKVKVGEEVEIVGLGDTRKTIVTGVEMFRKLLDEGMAGDNVGALLRGIDKNDVQRGQVLAAPGTIKPHTKFKANVYVLTKEEGGRHTPFFGNYRPQFYVRTTDVTGTIQLPAGTEMVMPGDNIMMDVELITPVAIEAGMRFAIREGGRTIGAGVVDTIVA is encoded by the coding sequence ATGGCCCGGCAAAAGTTTGAGCGGAACAAACCGCACGTCAACATCGGCACCATTGGTCACGTAGACCACGGCAAAACGACCTTGACCGCCGCGATTACCGGCGTACTGGCTTCTGTCGGCGGCGCTGAATTCAAGCCTTTCGACGCGATCGACTCCGCCCCTGAAGAAAAGGCGCGCGGGATTACTATCGCCACCGCCCACGTGGAATATCAAACTGCCGAGCGCCACTACGCCCACGTCGATTGCCCCGGCCACGCAGATTACGTGAAGAACATGATTACGGGCGCCGCCCAAATGGATGGCGCGATCCTGGTTATTGCCGCCACCGACGGCCCGATGCCCCAAACCCGCGAACACATCCTGCTGGCCCGCCAGGTCGGCGTGCCCCAGTTGGTTATCTTCCTCAACAAATGCGACGCCGTTGATGACGAAGAGCTGCTGGACCTCGTGGAAATGGAAACCCGCGAACTGCTCAGCAAGTACGAGTTTGACGGCGACAACATCAAGATTGTGCGCGGCTCGGCCCTGAAAGCGCTGGAAAAAGTCATCGCCAATCCCAAAATCGCCAAGGGCGAAGACAAATGGGTGGACAGCATCCATGAATTAATGGCCGCCGTGGATGATCAGATTCCGCTGCCGGAACGTCCGCTGAGCCAGCCCTTCCTGATGCCGATCGAAGATGTCTTCTCGATCACCGGTCGCGGAACGGTCGTCACGGGTCGTATTGAACGCGGCAAGGTCAAAGTCGGCGAAGAAGTCGAGATCGTTGGTTTGGGCGACACCCGCAAAACCATCGTGACCGGCGTCGAAATGTTCCGCAAGTTGCTTGACGAAGGCATGGCGGGCGATAACGTCGGCGCGTTGCTGCGCGGCATCGATAAAAACGATGTTCAGCGCGGTCAGGTGCTGGCGGCTCCCGGCACGATCAAGCCCCACACGAAATTCAAAGCCAACGTCTATGTTCTGACGAAAGAAGAAGGCGGTCGTCACACGCCGTTCTTCGGCAACTATCGCCCTCAGTTCTACGTCCGGACGACCGACGTTACCGGCACCATCCAACTGCCTGCGGGCACGGAAATGGTGATGCCTGGCGACAACATCATGATGGACGTCGAGTTGATCACCCCGGTTGCGATTGAAGCCGGGATGCGCTTCGCCATCCGCGAAGGCGGCCGTACCATCGGTGCGGGCGTGGTCGACACGATCGTCGCCTAA
- a CDS encoding asparaginase, protein MPQLTLETTRGDWVENRHQGWFAVCASNGRVLAESDGAGAQRVFMRSAAKPFQYLAMAQLAERAGRPLDLSAEEIAVACGSHSGSPEHLAVVETILSRTDISHDALACGPDAPLDPQALRAFISSNAEKRPCYHNCSGKHAAMALTCVRCGWPLSGYHRPEHPLQRGILSILQTWAGPDAPIDTAPDGCGAPTFRLPLATGAKLFAWLGQETQAQAAREAMTAFPLLVSGAGRIDDALMRVSQGALVSKVGADGVMGVARVSADQGLLLKIADGSAQARDFATIHLLARLGWLTPEQVAHEAISPFATRARLNSRGEAIGEFHLRDEPAQRY, encoded by the coding sequence ATGCCCCAACTCACGCTTGAAACAACCCGAGGCGACTGGGTAGAAAATCGCCACCAGGGCTGGTTTGCTGTTTGCGCCAGCAATGGTCGCGTCTTAGCCGAAAGCGACGGCGCGGGCGCGCAACGGGTGTTTATGCGCTCGGCCGCCAAACCGTTTCAATATCTGGCCATGGCGCAATTGGCTGAACGCGCCGGAAGGCCTCTGGACCTGTCGGCGGAAGAAATTGCCGTGGCGTGCGGTTCTCATTCTGGCAGCCCGGAGCATCTGGCAGTTGTTGAAACAATCCTTTCTCGGACCGATATTTCTCACGACGCATTGGCCTGCGGCCCTGACGCCCCATTAGATCCGCAGGCATTACGGGCGTTTATTTCTTCGAACGCCGAGAAGCGGCCTTGCTATCACAACTGTTCCGGCAAGCATGCGGCGATGGCGCTAACCTGCGTCCGCTGCGGCTGGCCTTTGTCAGGTTATCATCGTCCAGAGCATCCCTTACAACGCGGGATTCTCTCGATATTACAGACGTGGGCCGGCCCGGACGCGCCGATTGATACCGCTCCCGACGGCTGCGGCGCGCCAACGTTTCGCCTGCCTCTCGCCACGGGCGCAAAACTATTCGCATGGTTAGGGCAAGAGACGCAAGCACAAGCAGCGCGCGAGGCCATGACGGCATTTCCCTTACTGGTGAGCGGCGCAGGACGGATTGATGACGCTTTAATGCGCGTCAGCCAAGGCGCTCTGGTCAGCAAAGTCGGGGCGGATGGCGTGATGGGCGTCGCGCGCGTCAGCGCCGATCAAGGACTCTTGCTCAAAATAGCGGATGGTTCGGCGCAGGCCCGCGATTTTGCGACGATTCACCTGCTCGCCCGCCTGGGCTGGCTCACGCCGGAGCAGGTCGCGCATGAGGCGATTTCCCCCTTTGCGACGCGCGCGCGTCTGAACAGTCGGGGCGAGGCGATCGGCGAATTTCACTTACGCGACGAACCTGCCCAACGATATTGA
- a CDS encoding UDP-glucose/GDP-mannose dehydrogenase family protein: MRIAIVGTGYVGVVTGVCMAELGHDVHCVDVNESLMTRLQEGRIDFYETGLEALLKTNLNEKRLRFSTQTQDAVQQAEVIFLCVGAHFGASEQQDMRPLQNAMKAIAAAMAKSTGYKLIVEKSALPISTGEALRQMIQSELPADCACDFDIAAVPQFMREGDAINGFFKPDRVVIGAEAQRAKEVLVGIYSQLNAPILITDINSAELIKHATNAFLAMKISFINSMAAVCEKTGADVTLVAKGLGMDKRIMGDYLNAGIGYGGIFFPKDIQSLLNIADKYHLNLDLLKTTEVINRYQRIHFVERIERAIHGLSKKTIAVWGLAFRPDTDDMRDAPSVQIIRGLQNRGASIRAYDPIAMPKTHELLPDIQYCDNPYEAADGADVIAIATDWPEFAYVDFQRLKAQSACRTIVDGRNLYAPAKMQALGYHYVSIGRQPVGKAYAQAH; encoded by the coding sequence ATGCGCATCGCCATTGTCGGAACCGGATACGTAGGGGTGGTCACCGGCGTCTGCATGGCGGAACTGGGCCATGACGTCCACTGCGTGGATGTCAACGAGTCGCTGATGACGCGCCTGCAGGAAGGCCGAATCGATTTCTACGAAACCGGGCTGGAAGCGCTCCTGAAAACCAATCTTAACGAAAAACGCCTGCGCTTCTCCACCCAAACCCAGGACGCCGTCCAACAGGCGGAGGTTATTTTCTTATGCGTGGGCGCGCATTTCGGCGCCAGCGAGCAGCAAGACATGCGCCCGCTTCAAAATGCAATGAAGGCGATTGCCGCCGCCATGGCAAAATCAACCGGCTACAAACTGATTGTAGAAAAAAGCGCCCTGCCGATCAGCACAGGCGAAGCCCTGCGGCAGATGATTCAGAGTGAATTGCCCGCCGATTGCGCGTGCGACTTTGACATCGCCGCCGTCCCGCAATTTATGCGGGAAGGCGACGCCATTAATGGATTTTTCAAGCCGGATCGCGTCGTCATCGGGGCCGAGGCCCAACGCGCCAAGGAGGTGCTGGTAGGGATTTATTCGCAGCTTAATGCGCCGATTCTCATTACGGATATCAATAGCGCCGAACTGATCAAGCACGCAACCAACGCCTTTTTGGCGATGAAGATCTCTTTTATCAACAGCATGGCGGCGGTATGCGAAAAAACCGGCGCCGACGTCACGCTCGTGGCCAAAGGGCTTGGCATGGACAAGCGCATTATGGGCGATTACCTGAATGCTGGCATTGGCTATGGCGGCATCTTCTTCCCGAAAGATATTCAGTCGCTGCTGAATATTGCGGACAAATATCACCTCAATCTGGATTTGCTCAAGACCACGGAAGTCATCAATCGCTATCAGCGCATCCATTTTGTCGAGCGCATCGAGCGGGCGATTCATGGGCTTTCTAAAAAAACCATCGCGGTCTGGGGACTCGCATTTCGCCCGGACACTGACGATATGCGCGATGCGCCCAGCGTTCAGATTATTCGAGGGTTACAGAATCGCGGCGCGTCCATTCGCGCCTACGACCCCATCGCCATGCCGAAAACCCACGAGTTATTGCCCGACATCCAGTATTGCGATAATCCCTATGAAGCCGCCGACGGAGCCGACGTCATTGCCATCGCCACCGACTGGCCAGAGTTTGCCTATGTGGACTTTCAGCGGCTAAAGGCCCAGAGCGCTTGCCGTACCATTGTGGATGGGCGTAATTTATACGCGCCTGCCAAAATGCAGGCCTTAGGGTATCACTATGTCAGTATTGGCCGTCAGCCCGTCGGCAAAGCCTACGCGCAGGCCCACTAA
- a CDS encoding flagellin FliC, with product MALVINTNVTSLIAHRRLSMNASNVQKSLERLASGMRINRSSDDAAGLTISETLIGQIRGNQKALQNAQDGVSILQIAEGSLGVINNNLQRMRELAVQAANDTNSQSQRDSIAREVRTLAEDIERISQATEFNGIHLLDGSALNARLQIGPGTTLATNTIDISSALQNAGIDSNSVPPGIGVINSAAALFASLNDIFDPVAGTSPDLSSGANARTFIGSIQSAIDSVTSRMSIIGSLQNQLQSAIDNLQIGIENFSASNSRIRDLDIASESSTLVQNQILQQSAVSVLSQANSIPQLTLQLLQK from the coding sequence ATGGCTCTTGTGATTAACACCAACGTGACATCGTTGATCGCCCATCGCCGTTTATCGATGAATGCGAGCAATGTCCAGAAGTCTTTAGAGCGTCTTGCTTCCGGGATGCGGATTAACCGTTCGTCTGATGATGCGGCGGGATTGACCATTTCCGAAACCCTGATCGGGCAGATTCGAGGCAATCAGAAAGCGCTGCAGAACGCTCAGGACGGCGTCAGTATTCTGCAAATTGCCGAAGGGTCGTTAGGGGTTATTAATAACAACCTGCAACGGATGCGAGAACTCGCGGTTCAGGCGGCCAACGATACCAACTCGCAAAGCCAGCGCGATTCCATTGCCCGCGAAGTGCGTACGCTTGCCGAAGATATCGAGCGCATCTCTCAAGCGACCGAGTTTAACGGCATTCACCTGCTAGATGGCTCCGCCCTTAACGCCCGCCTGCAAATCGGGCCCGGCACAACGCTGGCGACCAATACCATTGATATTTCTTCCGCGCTGCAAAACGCCGGTATTGATAGCAACTCCGTACCGCCGGGTATTGGCGTGATTAACTCTGCTGCCGCGCTTTTCGCATCGCTCAATGACATTTTTGACCCGGTGGCGGGAACCTCGCCCGATCTGTCGTCTGGCGCCAATGCTCGGACTTTCATTGGTAGTATCCAAAGCGCAATTGACTCGGTGACAAGCCGTATGTCAATTATCGGATCGCTGCAAAACCAATTACAGAGCGCCATAGATAACTTACAGATCGGTATTGAGAACTTCTCGGCTTCCAATTCGCGTATTCGCGATCTCGATATTGCGTCGGAAAGTTCTACGCTGGTTCAGAACCAGATTCTTCAGCAATCTGCCGTCAGCGTCCTGTCTCAGGCCAACAGCATTCCGCAATTGACGCTGCAATTGCTCCAGAAGTAG
- a CDS encoding WG repeat-containing protein yields MLGSALSFSPARAETALFPASQEGQWGFVDARGRWVIAPQYQAAGKFVNGLARAQSLGKWGYLTPSGRWAVKPWFYQATDFSEGFAAVMNPPAGRWGFIDEKGRFKLPPAYEQAFPFSDGVAKVCEDGAWFYVSPLGARVMISPEGTEDAFHEGLIAFRDDKSFWGYQDHEGKTVIAPQFQWAGSFSESLAAVQRDNQWGYVDKTGQLRILPRFESARAFREGLASVQLKDLWGVVSPNGKWAIEPAFERIGDFSGGLAAARQNNRWGYIDRSGRWVISPQYAMAWNFENGLALAQTQQGGFVYLNARGKTVWPVVNNPHPAQGAASRVER; encoded by the coding sequence ATGCTGGGATCTGCCCTTTCCTTTTCGCCCGCCCGCGCTGAAACTGCCTTGTTTCCCGCTTCTCAGGAAGGGCAGTGGGGCTTTGTCGATGCGCGCGGTCGTTGGGTCATTGCGCCGCAGTATCAGGCGGCGGGAAAGTTCGTCAACGGCCTTGCCCGCGCGCAATCGCTCGGGAAATGGGGATACCTGACGCCTTCAGGGCGTTGGGCGGTCAAGCCCTGGTTTTATCAGGCTACAGATTTCTCTGAAGGCTTTGCGGCCGTCATGAACCCGCCCGCCGGGCGCTGGGGATTCATCGACGAGAAGGGTCGCTTCAAGCTGCCGCCCGCCTATGAGCAGGCGTTTCCGTTCAGCGACGGCGTGGCCAAAGTTTGCGAAGACGGGGCCTGGTTTTACGTCTCGCCGCTCGGCGCGCGCGTAATGATTTCTCCCGAAGGGACCGAGGACGCTTTCCATGAGGGGTTAATCGCGTTTCGCGATGACAAGTCGTTCTGGGGCTACCAGGATCACGAGGGCAAAACTGTGATTGCGCCTCAATTTCAGTGGGCAGGATCGTTCTCCGAGTCGTTGGCCGCTGTTCAGCGAGATAATCAATGGGGATACGTCGACAAGACGGGACAATTGCGTATTCTGCCGCGCTTCGAGTCGGCTCGGGCGTTTCGCGAAGGCCTGGCGAGCGTCCAGCTTAAAGATTTGTGGGGCGTGGTTTCGCCCAACGGTAAATGGGCGATTGAACCCGCGTTTGAACGCATCGGCGATTTCTCGGGCGGTTTGGCCGCCGCGCGCCAGAACAATCGCTGGGGATACATCGACCGTTCCGGTCGTTGGGTAATTTCGCCTCAGTATGCCATGGCGTGGAATTTCGAAAACGGACTGGCGCTCGCTCAAACCCAGCAAGGGGGCTTTGTCTACCTCAATGCCCGCGGAAAGACAGTCTGGCCTGTGGTAAATAACCCTCACCCAGCGCAGGGAGCCGCTTCTCGTGTCGAGCGCTGA
- a CDS encoding sigma-70 family RNA polymerase sigma factor: protein MKKASSPPPEPSSPKPKKTVHDYVSLIETVARVEYSRLPNHLIDLSELVNIGAIAIHVLLTSHPETEFNVTYLSTAIKWAVRNELRYRYKWYSLKTVAMDKDEEGGVVSAEDADNAEAERTQAREAIYETILSVDSLLDAENPHEIRDESYTPEERTELKEMARIVREAIAKLPPRERQIIEARFYHNMKMREIGDKFNISPSRISRIVQSGLDKIKLELKRKGYSQ, encoded by the coding sequence ATGAAAAAAGCATCGTCTCCCCCGCCGGAGCCCTCCAGCCCAAAGCCCAAAAAGACAGTACACGACTACGTGAGTCTGATTGAGACCGTCGCGCGCGTAGAGTACAGTCGGCTTCCCAACCACCTGATCGACCTGAGCGAGTTGGTCAATATTGGCGCGATTGCCATCCATGTGCTGCTGACCTCGCACCCGGAGACAGAGTTTAACGTCACCTATCTTTCGACCGCCATTAAGTGGGCGGTGCGCAACGAGCTGCGGTACCGCTATAAATGGTATTCGCTCAAAACCGTTGCCATGGATAAGGACGAAGAGGGCGGCGTTGTCAGCGCCGAAGACGCTGACAACGCCGAAGCCGAAAGAACTCAGGCCCGCGAGGCGATCTACGAAACCATTCTCTCGGTCGATAGCCTGCTGGACGCCGAAAACCCCCACGAAATTCGCGATGAGTCTTACACCCCCGAAGAACGTACGGAACTCAAGGAGATGGCCCGCATCGTCCGCGAGGCGATCGCCAAGCTCCCTCCCCGCGAGCGGCAAATTATCGAAGCGCGTTTCTATCACAATATGAAGATGCGCGAAATCGGCGACAAGTTTAACATTTCGCCCTCGCGTATCTCGCGCATCGTGCAATCCGGCCTCGATAAAATCAAGCTGGAGCTGAAGCGCAAGGGCTACTCCCAGTAG
- a CDS encoding response regulator transcription factor, which translates to MAKIVAVDDDPAILELVRINLELQGHDVKTAPEGIEGFALVQQEQPHLVILDVMMPGVDGYTVCQRIRKNPATEATPVLMLTALGVLDDKVKGFDVGADDYLVKPFEIPELLVRVRALLRRSGETPQAAGALPEILSIGDLTLVPENLEIKIGATLVKLTPTEFEILNCLVQNHGQTISLGKLLQDVWGYSPDDDVETIRVHVRHLRSKLEKASADKDYIETIYGGGYRLFPNGLPSKKKKK; encoded by the coding sequence ATGGCAAAAATTGTCGCTGTTGATGATGATCCGGCTATTCTGGAACTCGTGCGCATTAACCTGGAACTTCAGGGGCACGACGTCAAGACCGCGCCCGAAGGCATCGAAGGCTTTGCGCTGGTTCAACAGGAACAGCCCCATCTCGTGATTCTCGATGTCATGATGCCCGGCGTCGACGGCTATACCGTCTGCCAGCGCATTCGCAAGAATCCCGCCACCGAGGCCACCCCCGTCCTGATGCTGACCGCCCTGGGCGTGTTGGACGACAAGGTAAAAGGCTTTGACGTCGGCGCAGACGACTATCTCGTCAAGCCCTTTGAGATTCCTGAGCTGCTGGTGCGCGTGCGCGCCCTCTTGCGTCGCTCTGGCGAAACGCCGCAAGCCGCCGGCGCGCTGCCTGAGATCCTGTCGATTGGCGATCTCACGCTCGTGCCTGAAAATCTGGAGATTAAAATCGGCGCAACGCTCGTCAAACTCACCCCAACGGAGTTTGAGATCCTGAATTGCCTGGTGCAGAATCACGGGCAAACCATCTCGCTCGGCAAGCTGCTGCAAGACGTCTGGGGGTATAGCCCGGATGATGACGTAGAGACCATCCGCGTCCACGTTCGTCACTTGCGCTCGAAGCTGGAAAAGGCTTCCGCCGATAAAGACTATATTGAGACCATTTATGGGGGCGGTTATCGACTCTTCCCCAACGGCCTGCCCTCTAAAAAGAAGAAAAAATAG
- a CDS encoding divalent-cation tolerance protein CutA, whose product MTVDYCVVLSTCPDEPQALSIARAVVEQGLAACVNLSRGALSVYRWQGEIHQTPECALVIKTIATHIPALEALIRSLHSYQTPEFLVLPVSGGSEDYLQWLVDSCAIAPRIEDNPV is encoded by the coding sequence ATGACCGTTGACTATTGCGTCGTTCTCTCGACCTGCCCGGACGAGCCTCAGGCCCTTTCGATTGCCCGCGCCGTCGTCGAACAAGGCCTGGCCGCCTGCGTTAACCTCTCTCGCGGCGCGCTGTCGGTTTACCGCTGGCAGGGAGAGATTCACCAGACGCCTGAATGTGCGCTGGTCATCAAAACCATTGCCACTCATATCCCCGCCCTGGAAGCCTTGATTCGCTCTCTGCACAGCTATCAGACGCCCGAATTCCTCGTGTTGCCCGTCAGCGGAGGCAGCGAGGACTATCTCCAGTGGCTGGTGGATTCCTGCGCAATCGCCCCCCGAATTGAGGATAATCCCGTATAA
- a CDS encoding rod shape-determining protein has product MGLFNLGGKKTTNDLGIDLGTVNTLICTASKGVVLREPSVVAIDTSYAPPRVLEVGIAARDMIGRTPSHIVATRPLRDGVIAEFEWAEVLLRKFIEKVMGEKGLVRGRPGRVVVGLPSGVTEVERRAVGDAAYNAGARIVNLVAEPMAAAIGAGMPVEKPTGCMIIDIGGGTTEIAVLSLNGLVVSKSLRIAGDELNENIQHHLKDAHDLSIGDRSAEEIKMRLGSAWQMAEDEEMEVRGLNLKTGLPHTVRIHSTEIRQCLRPTLMQLVEGVKGTLEITPPELAADIVDRGIVLAGGGALLNGMDELVSREVDVPVHIANDPLSCVVVGTERLLNDPLYRSVLNVTEYDPRAYS; this is encoded by the coding sequence ATGGGGTTATTCAACCTCGGCGGTAAAAAAACCACCAACGACCTAGGGATAGATCTGGGAACCGTCAACACGCTTATCTGCACCGCCAGCAAAGGCGTTGTGCTCCGCGAGCCTTCTGTGGTCGCCATCGATACCAGCTACGCCCCGCCGCGCGTTCTGGAAGTCGGCATCGCGGCTCGCGACATGATTGGTCGCACGCCCAGCCATATTGTCGCCACGCGTCCCTTGCGCGATGGCGTGATCGCCGAGTTCGAGTGGGCGGAAGTGCTGTTGCGCAAGTTTATCGAAAAAGTAATGGGCGAAAAGGGCTTGGTGCGGGGCCGCCCCGGTCGCGTGGTGGTCGGGTTGCCCAGCGGCGTCACCGAAGTGGAACGTCGCGCTGTGGGTGATGCCGCCTATAACGCGGGCGCGCGTATCGTCAATCTTGTCGCCGAGCCGATGGCTGCCGCAATTGGCGCGGGTATGCCGGTTGAAAAGCCTACGGGCTGTATGATTATCGATATCGGCGGCGGTACGACCGAAATCGCTGTGTTGAGTCTCAACGGGCTGGTCGTTTCCAAAAGCCTGCGCATTGCGGGCGATGAGCTTAACGAAAACATTCAGCATCACTTAAAAGATGCGCATGATCTGTCTATCGGCGATCGCTCGGCTGAAGAAATCAAGATGCGTCTGGGTTCTGCCTGGCAAATGGCCGAAGACGAGGAAATGGAAGTCCGTGGCTTGAATCTCAAAACCGGCTTGCCTCACACTGTGCGCATTCATTCGACGGAAATTCGCCAGTGCCTGCGCCCTACGCTGATGCAACTGGTTGAAGGCGTCAAGGGAACTCTTGAAATCACCCCGCCGGAACTGGCCGCCGACATTGTGGACCGCGGTATTGTGCTGGCAGGCGGCGGCGCGCTGTTGAATGGCATGGATGAGCTGGTCTCGCGCGAAGTGGACGTCCCGGTGCATATCGCCAACGACCCGCTGTCGTGCGTCGTGGTTGGAACCGAACGGCTGTTGAATGACCCTCTCTACCGATCCGTCCTCAACGTTACCGAGTACGACCCTCGCGCCTACAGCTAA
- a CDS encoding tRNA (cytidine(34)-2'-O)-methyltransferase, protein MTLSTDPSSTLPSTTLAPTANVAVVLVEPRIPQNTGNIARLCVCAGLELILVGDLGFRLSDKYLARAGMDYMARLEIRHVNDFNDVLQEKPDWQAFYLSSKAQRPYTQAAFQPKSLLVFGSEDKGLPSHWLADRSEQTFRIPMTPGERSLNLSTSVGIVAYEALRQMYGF, encoded by the coding sequence ATGACCCTCTCTACCGATCCGTCCTCAACGTTACCGAGTACGACCCTCGCGCCTACAGCTAACGTCGCTGTCGTTCTCGTTGAACCGCGTATCCCGCAAAACACGGGAAATATCGCGCGTTTATGCGTCTGCGCGGGGCTTGAGTTGATTCTTGTCGGGGATCTGGGATTTCGACTTTCGGATAAATACTTGGCGCGCGCCGGAATGGACTATATGGCGCGCCTGGAGATTCGACACGTCAACGATTTTAACGATGTGCTTCAGGAAAAACCCGACTGGCAGGCGTTTTATTTGAGCTCAAAGGCTCAGCGCCCTTACACTCAGGCGGCGTTTCAGCCGAAGTCCCTGCTGGTGTTCGGCTCAGAGGACAAGGGCTTGCCGTCTCATTGGCTGGCCGACCGCAGCGAGCAGACGTTCCGCATCCCTATGACGCCGGGCGAGCGTAGCTTGAACCTCTCCACGTCTGTTGGCATTGTCGCCTATGAAGCCTTGCGTCAGATGTACGGCTTTTAG